A stretch of Hydractinia symbiolongicarpus strain clone_291-10 chromosome 9, HSymV2.1, whole genome shotgun sequence DNA encodes these proteins:
- the LOC130656827 gene encoding uncharacterized protein LOC130656827: MMGKLFEKFNRFKRITPERKVSTLSASGRRQSLNKSARLTRVISDISAFQNQTKLELQEGLKKNAKELAWFFSLFVVYVLFGAFVFFYIEECSGASMADDGSTPSLYDKLTNPGFKSLKSTCWSLFRESLKAQNIDPSNSSWTINSTAYLSFSVVCETLINASINPIETSGLERTCVVDEFQILKYAEFTIFTLLTIGYGNTTPVTILGRYLLILYSIIGVPIAVTMYSVAGKLLVQVFTVMTRKLDESLGLEYTEKVVRIKVLAVSLCAMFLIILIGCGITTRNDMENLSFHSSMYFWFVSLTTIGYGDIHFDRNKHLQSPHLLLLSAGNLLFGLGIVAAIIESFALALEKVDLASIDVNGDSQDNVNEAPTKQYKNIIKIARNTNMVANSVASGAIALDLPNNSANGGQRLSTVSNVLLQNGYAYENSPSASLGIIEENEPLNDDLEIVNFRDSGFNSSVNGSIQRFENAEKER, from the exons ATGATGGGAAAGTTATTTGAAAAATTCAACAGGTTTAAAAGGATAACGCCggaaagaaaagtttcaacccTTTCCGCTAGTGGTAGAAGACAATCATTGAACAAGTCAGCTCGACTGACACGAGTTATATCTGATATTAGCGCTTTTCAAAATCAAACAAAGCTTGAGTTACAGGAAGGTTTAAAGAAGAACGCTAAAGAACTAGCCtggttttttagtttatttgttgtttacgTTCTATTCGGTGCtttcgtgtttttttatattgaagAATGTTCTGGTGCATCGATGGCTGATGATGGCAGCACACCGTCTCTTTACGATAAATTGACAAACCCTGGATTTAAATCGCTAAAATCAACATGTTGGTCTTTATTTCGAGAATCTCTTAAAGCTCAAAATATAGATCCAAGTAATTCATCATGGACTATAAATAGTACAGCTTATTTATCATTTTCTGTAGTCTGTGAAACGTTAATAAACGCTTCTATAAATCCAATTGAGACATCCGGTTTGGAACGAACTTGCGTGGTAGATGAATTCCAAATATTAAAGTATGCTGAATTCACAATCTTTACCCTGCTCACGATTG GGTATGGCAACACAACACCAGTGACAATTCTCGGAAGGTATCTTTTGATCCTGTACTCAATCATTGGTGTCCCTATTGCTGTTACAATGTATAGTGTCGCTGGCAAGCTTTTAGTTCAAGTTTTCACAGTCATGACCCGCAAGCTTGACGAAAGTCTTGGTTTGGAGTATACAGAAAAAGTAGTTCGAATCAAAGTCCTGGCTGTGTCTCTCTGTGcaatgtttttaattattttaattggtTGTGGTATCACAACACGTAATGATAtggaaaatttatcatttcacAGTAGCATGTACTTCTGGTTTGTCAGTTTGACAACAATAGGGTATGGTGATATACATTTCGACCGAAATAAACATCTACAGTCTCCTCATCTGTTATTATTATCAGCTGGAAATTTATTATTTGGGCTTGGTATTGTAGCAGCTATTATAGAATCCTTTGCTTTGGCGCTTGAAAAAGTTGACCTAGCCAGCATCGACGTAAATGGAGACAGCCAAGACAATGTAAATGAAGCTCCCACAAAACAATATAAGAACATAATAAAAATAGCCAGAAATACCAACATGGTTGCTAATTCTGTCGCTAGTGGTGCCATTGCGTTGGACCTCCCCAATAACAGTGCAAACGGGGGCCAACGCCTAAGTACTGTCAGTAACGTACTTTTACAAAACGGATACGCATATGAAAACTCCCCTTCCGCTTCTTTAGGCatcattgaagaaaatgaacCACTGAATGATGACTTAGAAATTGTTAATTTTAGAGACAGCGGTTTTAATTCTTCGGTGAATGGTAGTATACAGAGATTTGAAAATGCCGAGAAAGAAAGGTAG